In the Marinomonas algicola genome, one interval contains:
- a CDS encoding SLC13 family permease, with product MDSFGMDWLVLISIGILLIVIVSGRMKPATAFSSLAVIYLTCNLVTLPTFLNSFTNPALATLVLLLILSLVFERANLLEKLASKLLRGGEKFALIKLLITTSTLSAFLNNTAVVSTLLSHVAKQTSISPSRLLIPLSYASILGGITTLIGTSTNLVVNSFMINAGLPELTLFQFSQVGIPIAIISLIALYFAARLLPKSNETEQQENQNQYFLTAKVEPNSPLINKTIEANKLRNLEGLYLVEIERNNTLISPVAPNERIQQNDLLMFSGEISKASALQNFEGLTIGDQKVTQVFNNNLVEVIISNQSELAGKTLQSVDFRTMFNAAVIGIRRGDKKLKGQLGRIPLKVGDSLLITAGANFKNHRNLDRNFHILTKDHYQPQINTLVSSMAVLGFIGVLILSLMQILPLFTGLLLLLGILIGSKVLSLSEVRRRFPFEHIVIIGSALIIAQGLQQSGAAHHITHLMRYLLEGRDVYFTLIILYLMTWGLTEIITNNAAAALSFPIALSIAQSLQLDPFPFIMTVAFAASACFLIPFGYQTHLMVYSAGRYTIKHFLKVGSIISLVYFLCTINLVYFVYISP from the coding sequence TTGGATAGCTTTGGAATGGACTGGTTGGTGCTAATCAGTATTGGCATACTACTTATTGTGATTGTCAGTGGGCGAATGAAGCCTGCGACCGCCTTCTCTTCTTTAGCGGTAATTTACCTCACTTGTAACCTGGTCACGCTACCGACTTTCCTAAATAGCTTTACTAACCCTGCGCTCGCTACGCTTGTGCTACTGCTTATATTGTCACTCGTCTTCGAAAGAGCAAATTTACTTGAAAAGCTCGCCTCAAAATTGCTCCGTGGAGGTGAGAAATTTGCGTTAATAAAACTATTAATCACAACCAGCACCCTCAGTGCTTTTTTAAACAACACCGCCGTGGTTTCAACTCTTTTAAGTCACGTCGCTAAGCAAACATCCATTAGCCCATCAAGGCTACTGATTCCACTGTCTTACGCCTCTATTTTGGGCGGGATAACGACACTTATTGGCACCTCAACAAACCTAGTCGTTAACTCCTTTATGATTAATGCGGGCCTACCTGAACTCACCTTATTTCAGTTCAGCCAAGTGGGCATCCCTATCGCGATTATTAGCTTGATTGCGCTTTATTTTGCCGCTCGCCTGTTACCTAAAAGCAATGAAACAGAGCAACAAGAAAATCAGAATCAATATTTTTTAACCGCAAAAGTCGAACCGAACTCGCCATTAATTAATAAAACCATTGAAGCAAATAAATTACGTAACCTAGAAGGACTTTACCTTGTTGAAATAGAACGCAACAACACTCTCATAAGCCCTGTTGCCCCCAATGAAAGAATACAACAAAATGATTTATTAATGTTTTCGGGAGAAATTAGTAAAGCAAGTGCATTACAAAACTTTGAAGGATTAACCATTGGTGACCAGAAAGTCACTCAAGTATTTAACAACAATTTAGTGGAAGTTATTATCTCCAATCAATCCGAATTAGCCGGAAAAACGCTTCAATCTGTGGACTTTAGAACCATGTTCAACGCTGCCGTGATTGGCATACGACGAGGAGACAAAAAACTAAAAGGCCAATTAGGACGCATCCCTTTAAAAGTCGGCGACAGTTTATTAATAACGGCTGGCGCTAACTTCAAAAACCACCGAAACCTGGATCGTAACTTTCACATACTGACAAAAGACCACTATCAACCACAAATAAATACCCTTGTCAGCAGCATGGCGGTTCTCGGTTTTATCGGGGTTTTAATCTTATCCCTAATGCAAATATTGCCATTATTCACCGGGTTACTCTTACTTCTAGGAATACTTATAGGGAGTAAGGTATTGAGCCTAAGTGAAGTACGCAGACGCTTTCCTTTTGAGCACATTGTTATCATAGGGTCTGCGCTTATTATCGCCCAAGGATTGCAACAGTCAGGCGCTGCGCATCATATAACCCATCTAATGCGTTACCTTTTAGAAGGAAGAGATGTTTACTTTACCTTGATCATTCTGTATTTGATGACATGGGGACTCACTGAGATTATCACCAACAATGCTGCCGCGGCGTTGTCCTTCCCAATTGCACTGTCTATTGCTCAGAGCCTTCAATTAGACCCCTTTCCCTTTATCATGACCGTCGCTTTTGCCGCAAGCGCCTGCTTTTTAATTCCTTTTGGCTACCAAACCCATTTAATGGTGTATTCTGCGGGGCGCTATACCATCAAACACTTTTTAAAAGTGGGTAGCATTATTTCTTTGGTTTATTTCCTATGCACAATAAATTTGGTTTATTTTGTGTATATTTCACCATAA
- a CDS encoding mannose-1-phosphate guanylyltransferase/mannose-6-phosphate isomerase, with protein MILPVIMSGGSGSRLWPLSRKQHPKQFLSLVGENTMLQETILRLNGLETLSPSIICNKNHRFIVAEQLNEIDALGGDILLEPQGRNTAPAVALAALKAIKKGADPLLLVLAADHVITDVNAFHLAIAQAQKCAEKGRLVTFGIVPNKPETGYGYILSGQQIEGSDCLLVEEFVEKPNLKTATIYVESGKYFWNSGMFLFKASVYIQELEKYQPDILTACKASIKNAVTDSEFIRVDAESFLPCPDDSIDYAIMEKTEHAAMIPLNAGWSDVGSWSSIWEVKTKDANNNVNRGDVKSIDTNNCLIDARDKLVATIGISNLIIVETSDAVLVADQSRVQDVKKIVEELNREKRLESVQHRTIYRPWGHINLLQRGKRYKSKQITMKPHARLSLQMHYHRAEHWIVVSGTAKVRCDDKESLITENQSTYIPIGAVHSIENPGSIPLVMIEVQTGSYIAKDDIVRLEDLYGFDKD; from the coding sequence ATGATTTTACCTGTAATAATGTCTGGAGGCAGTGGCTCTCGGCTATGGCCCTTATCACGAAAACAACACCCTAAACAGTTTCTTTCTCTCGTTGGTGAAAACACCATGCTACAAGAAACTATATTGCGTTTGAACGGGTTAGAAACCCTTTCACCTTCGATCATTTGTAACAAAAACCATCGTTTTATCGTCGCAGAACAACTAAACGAAATTGACGCATTAGGCGGTGATATATTACTAGAACCTCAGGGACGCAATACAGCCCCAGCAGTGGCATTAGCCGCATTAAAAGCCATTAAAAAAGGCGCTGATCCACTATTGCTAGTATTGGCAGCAGACCATGTCATTACAGATGTAAACGCTTTTCATCTGGCGATTGCACAAGCTCAAAAATGTGCAGAAAAAGGACGACTAGTGACCTTTGGTATCGTACCGAATAAGCCCGAAACAGGTTATGGCTATATACTCAGTGGCCAGCAGATAGAAGGTAGTGATTGCTTATTAGTGGAAGAATTTGTAGAAAAACCAAATTTAAAAACAGCAACCATCTATGTCGAGTCCGGAAAATATTTTTGGAACAGCGGCATGTTTTTATTTAAAGCCAGTGTATATATACAAGAGCTTGAAAAATACCAACCAGATATTCTAACAGCTTGCAAAGCCTCTATAAAAAATGCAGTAACCGACTCCGAGTTTATCCGTGTCGATGCAGAATCCTTTTTGCCATGCCCAGACGACTCAATAGACTATGCCATTATGGAGAAAACGGAGCATGCCGCTATGATACCTTTAAATGCAGGCTGGAGCGATGTCGGTTCCTGGTCATCTATATGGGAGGTAAAAACAAAAGACGCAAATAACAATGTAAACCGAGGTGACGTTAAAAGCATCGATACCAATAACTGTTTAATTGACGCACGAGATAAATTGGTTGCCACTATTGGCATCAGTAATTTGATTATAGTAGAAACCAGCGACGCCGTCCTTGTTGCAGACCAATCTCGGGTACAAGATGTCAAAAAAATAGTAGAAGAACTTAACAGAGAAAAACGCTTAGAGTCAGTACAACACAGAACCATTTATCGCCCTTGGGGGCATATCAACCTCTTACAACGTGGTAAGCGTTATAAGTCTAAACAAATAACCATGAAGCCACATGCACGCTTATCACTACAGATGCACTATCATCGTGCTGAACATTGGATTGTGGTGTCGGGCACGGCAAAAGTACGTTGCGACGATAAAGAATCGTTAATAACCGAAAACCAATCAACCTATATTCCTATTGGCGCTGTGCATTCAATAGAAAACCCTGGCAGTATTCCATTAGTAATGATTGAAGTACAAACTGGCTCTTACATAGCCAAAGACGACATAGTGCGCCTAGAAGATTTATACGGTTTTGATAAAGACTAA
- the cysQ gene encoding 3'(2'),5'-bisphosphate nucleotidase CysQ, whose translation MLRNLLFEARKISIEAGKVIMEIYKKDFQIDFKADESPLTEADQAANEVIVTALQSLTPSIPILSEEATEDFSGANDQGEYWLVDPLDGTKEFIKRNGEFTVNIALIRDGVPVLGVVYAPVLDTLYYACKGEGAYKQVGSAVAEKITVSHYDSSRPWNVVGSRSHASQETTDWLASLGEYEMIPMGSSLKLCLVAEGVADLYPRFGLTSLWDTAAAHAVVLEAQGEVVTIDGQPLSYGNTKEVLNPFFIVRNPKN comes from the coding sequence ATGTTAAGAAATTTGTTATTTGAAGCTAGGAAAATTTCTATCGAGGCGGGTAAGGTTATTATGGAGATCTATAAAAAAGATTTCCAAATTGATTTTAAAGCGGATGAGTCTCCATTAACGGAAGCGGATCAGGCGGCGAACGAGGTTATTGTGACTGCGTTACAATCTCTAACGCCTAGTATTCCAATATTGTCAGAAGAAGCAACGGAAGATTTTTCAGGGGCCAATGATCAAGGTGAATACTGGCTAGTTGACCCTCTAGATGGCACAAAAGAGTTTATTAAGCGTAACGGTGAGTTTACTGTGAATATTGCGTTGATACGTGATGGTGTGCCAGTGCTGGGTGTTGTTTACGCTCCTGTGTTGGATACCTTGTACTATGCCTGTAAAGGTGAGGGGGCGTATAAGCAAGTTGGTTCGGCGGTGGCGGAGAAGATCACTGTTTCTCATTATGATAGTTCACGACCTTGGAACGTAGTCGGTAGCCGTTCTCATGCGAGCCAAGAAACGACGGACTGGTTAGCATCTCTGGGTGAATATGAAATGATCCCAATGGGAAGCTCGTTGAAGCTTTGTTTGGTGGCGGAAGGTGTAGCGGATCTATATCCTCGCTTTGGGTTGACGTCGCTATGGGATACCGCCGCGGCACACGCTGTTGTGTTAGAAGCGCAAGGAGAGGTGGTCACTATTGATGGTCAGCCATTAAGCTATGGGAATACTAAGGAAGTATTAAACCCATTTTTTATAGTGCGTAATCCGAAGAACTAA
- the cysN gene encoding sulfate adenylyltransferase subunit CysN translates to MSNVSDLIATDIDQYLALHENKSLLRFITCGSVDDGKSTLIGRLLFDSKMLFEDQLAAIETDSKKYGTQGDEIDFALLVDGLAAEREQGITIDVAYRFFSTDKRKFIVADTPGHEQYTRNMITGASTADAAILMVDARHGIVTQTRRHSFLMSLIGIRKIVVAVNKMDLVDYSQKVFARICDEYRDFAKALGFEEIVFIPMSALKGDNITVPSENTPWYNGSTLMGFLETVEVNESYLQTQPFRLPIQWVNRPNLDFRGFSGSIASGIIKVGDSIRVQPSGQTSTVESIYTFDGNLTEAVAGQSVTLILKDEIDVSRGDVISSIDLPAQTGQQFQVNLVWMSDEPMLPGRPYLMKIGTQVLSATVTEIRHQVNVNTMEHFPAKKLELNSIAVCNVNLHQPIAFDPYEKNHDTGGFILIDRMNNNTVAAGMINFTLRRSQNIHMQHVDINKAARSTLKAHKPCLLWMTGLSGSGKSTIANLVEKKLYAMGVHTYLLDGDNVRHGLNKDLGFTDGDRVENIRRVAEVGKLMVDAGLVVISAFISPFSSERAMARAMLEEGEFLEVFIDTSLEVAESRDPKGLYKKARRGELKNFTGIDSAYEKPTSPEVRVNTDDLSADEAADKVISVLLESGKIGLD, encoded by the coding sequence ATGTCAAATGTTTCAGACTTGATTGCAACGGACATAGATCAGTATTTAGCGTTACATGAAAACAAGAGTCTCTTGCGTTTTATTACTTGTGGCAGTGTTGATGATGGTAAGAGTACGTTAATTGGACGTCTATTATTTGATTCAAAAATGCTTTTTGAAGATCAACTAGCGGCTATTGAAACCGATTCTAAAAAATATGGCACACAAGGTGATGAGATTGACTTCGCACTTTTAGTAGATGGTTTAGCGGCAGAGCGTGAGCAAGGTATTACGATTGATGTTGCTTATCGTTTTTTCTCAACAGATAAGCGTAAATTTATTGTTGCGGATACGCCTGGGCATGAGCAATACACCCGTAATATGATTACCGGCGCCTCTACTGCAGATGCCGCTATTTTAATGGTGGATGCTCGCCACGGCATTGTTACTCAGACTCGTCGTCACAGTTTTTTGATGTCGTTAATTGGTATTCGTAAAATTGTCGTCGCTGTAAATAAGATGGATTTAGTGGATTACTCGCAAAAAGTATTTGCTCGAATTTGCGATGAATACCGTGACTTTGCTAAAGCGTTGGGATTTGAAGAAATTGTATTTATTCCAATGTCAGCACTAAAAGGTGACAACATTACGGTGCCAAGTGAAAACACGCCTTGGTATAATGGCTCTACCTTAATGGGCTTTCTTGAAACGGTCGAAGTAAACGAATCTTACCTTCAAACTCAACCGTTTCGTTTGCCTATTCAATGGGTAAATCGTCCTAACTTAGATTTTCGTGGTTTCTCTGGAAGTATTGCCAGCGGGATAATAAAAGTGGGTGATTCAATACGTGTGCAACCCTCAGGGCAGACCAGCACAGTAGAATCTATTTATACGTTCGATGGCAACCTCACAGAGGCCGTTGCAGGTCAATCCGTTACTTTAATATTAAAAGACGAAATTGATGTGTCTCGTGGAGATGTTATTTCAAGTATTGATTTACCGGCGCAAACGGGTCAGCAATTTCAAGTTAATTTAGTTTGGATGAGTGATGAACCTATGTTACCAGGTCGTCCTTATTTAATGAAAATTGGCACTCAGGTGCTAAGTGCTACAGTGACTGAGATTCGACATCAAGTAAATGTAAATACAATGGAGCATTTTCCAGCTAAGAAACTGGAGCTTAATAGTATTGCTGTTTGTAATGTGAATTTACATCAGCCTATAGCGTTTGATCCTTATGAAAAAAACCATGACACAGGTGGCTTTATTCTAATTGACCGTATGAATAATAATACGGTTGCCGCAGGCATGATTAATTTTACATTACGCCGCAGCCAAAATATTCATATGCAGCATGTGGATATCAATAAAGCAGCGCGATCGACCTTAAAAGCACATAAACCTTGCTTGCTTTGGATGACTGGATTGTCCGGTTCTGGAAAGTCTACTATCGCAAACTTGGTAGAGAAAAAGCTTTATGCCATGGGAGTGCATACTTACTTACTGGATGGCGACAATGTGCGGCATGGTTTAAATAAAGACCTTGGTTTTACCGATGGGGACCGGGTGGAGAATATTCGCCGCGTGGCTGAAGTCGGTAAACTGATGGTGGATGCTGGCTTGGTGGTCATCAGTGCGTTTATTTCTCCTTTCAGTTCCGAGCGTGCGATGGCTCGCGCTATGTTGGAAGAAGGGGAATTTTTAGAAGTCTTTATAGATACCTCTCTTGAAGTGGCAGAATCGAGAGATCCTAAAGGTTTATACAAAAAAGCCCGCCGCGGTGAATTGAAAAACTTTACCGGTATTGATTCGGCTTATGAAAAACCAACCTCACCGGAAGTGCGAGTGAATACGGATGACTTATCCGCTGACGAAGCGGCTGATAAGGTGATTAGCGTTTTACTGGAATCGGGAAAAATTGGTTTAGATTAA
- the manA gene encoding mannose-6-phosphate isomerase, class I codes for MSIYLLNNPIIHNNWGCATSVVELFGYKNPDKKPLAEVWMGAHPKAPSKLIFNDSETELHTYINHDPVKVLGQRCSDKFNNRLPFLFKILSASSPLSIQSHPKKDQALAGWKKENSLNIPLNAPHRNYKDDNHKPELVFAVTEFHALNGFRSFSEIIDIFERVKGPILSPLVDRFSNNVTSKGLRLFYEALMTHSGKTILIAEVIRNIHMAIREQQDKRRLQAYRLVLELIESYPDDIGVLSPLLINYVILQPGDVMFINSGTLHSYLKGTALELMANSDNVLRGGLTPKHIDITELLNTTVFEPIAFNSIKIRPQIENNHNELIFHTEAEDFQFRTIKVENQDIIIPVSSAEILFVLSGEISIKRKSKKADHNNKHLIVRAGESCFISAENKYYILNGQAKVARAVTPL; via the coding sequence ATGAGTATTTATTTATTAAACAACCCAATCATTCATAATAACTGGGGATGCGCTACATCTGTAGTTGAACTGTTTGGCTATAAAAACCCAGATAAAAAGCCTCTCGCTGAGGTTTGGATGGGTGCCCACCCAAAAGCACCGTCAAAACTAATTTTTAATGATAGCGAAACAGAGCTACACACCTATATTAATCACGACCCTGTCAAAGTACTAGGGCAACGATGCTCAGATAAATTCAACAACAGGTTGCCTTTTTTATTTAAAATTTTATCTGCAAGCTCCCCTTTATCGATACAAAGCCACCCTAAAAAAGATCAAGCACTAGCAGGTTGGAAAAAAGAAAATTCTCTCAATATTCCTTTAAACGCCCCCCATAGAAATTATAAAGATGATAACCACAAACCAGAGCTTGTGTTTGCAGTTACAGAGTTTCACGCACTCAATGGCTTTAGAAGTTTTAGTGAAATCATAGATATTTTTGAGCGAGTTAAAGGCCCTATTCTATCACCGTTAGTTGATCGATTTTCAAACAATGTCACATCTAAAGGTCTACGGTTATTTTATGAAGCCCTAATGACCCACTCAGGAAAGACTATTTTGATCGCTGAAGTGATACGCAATATTCACATGGCAATAAGAGAACAACAAGATAAAAGGCGACTCCAAGCATATAGGCTTGTACTTGAATTAATAGAATCGTATCCAGATGACATTGGTGTTTTAAGCCCTCTTTTAATCAATTATGTCATTTTACAACCGGGCGATGTCATGTTTATTAATTCAGGGACCTTACACTCTTACCTAAAAGGCACAGCTCTTGAATTAATGGCTAATTCAGATAATGTTTTACGAGGAGGACTAACACCCAAGCACATAGACATTACTGAATTATTGAACACTACCGTTTTCGAACCAATTGCATTTAACAGCATAAAAATACGCCCTCAAATCGAGAATAATCACAACGAATTGATTTTTCATACAGAAGCAGAAGACTTTCAGTTTAGAACGATCAAAGTGGAAAACCAAGACATTATTATACCAGTATCATCCGCTGAGATTTTATTCGTACTTTCTGGTGAAATTAGTATCAAAAGAAAATCAAAAAAAGCAGACCACAACAATAAGCATTTAATCGTTAGAGCTGGAGAAAGCTGTTTTATTTCAGCAGAAAATAAATACTATATATTAAATGGCCAAGCAAAAGTTGCTCGTGCAGTCACTCCCTTGTAG
- a CDS encoding helix-turn-helix domain-containing protein, with product MPAKRYQAKVTAVKLRLKGETVANVCQFTGLSAPTVINAHKLFLSGGWEALEGKVRGRVKGTGSILDDEQVEYVRKAMLSDQPFLWTRARVTKFIQDEYGLAVSERAATHLLARLGMMPDSYQIEDFISKPALKRLMESDSFTLTKERRIFLGHCFTLGTTEGKKTQLVFQSPKRKLMWSASNTWPTESWLIHCLSLLLAEVNIPITLILAGVDLRRADTVNQWAMREDIHQPLHLVVSRALPEK from the coding sequence ATGCCAGCAAAACGATATCAAGCCAAAGTAACGGCGGTTAAACTTCGTTTAAAAGGTGAGACGGTTGCAAATGTTTGCCAATTTACAGGGCTGAGTGCGCCTACTGTGATTAACGCCCATAAGTTATTTTTATCTGGTGGTTGGGAGGCATTAGAAGGAAAAGTTCGTGGTCGTGTCAAAGGTACTGGCTCTATATTGGATGATGAACAGGTTGAATATGTGAGAAAAGCCATGCTTTCAGATCAGCCTTTTTTATGGACACGGGCTCGTGTTACTAAGTTTATTCAAGATGAATATGGGCTAGCCGTTTCTGAGAGAGCGGCAACGCATTTGTTAGCTCGCTTAGGTATGATGCCAGATAGTTACCAAATCGAGGACTTTATTTCTAAGCCCGCGCTTAAACGTTTGATGGAATCTGACTCTTTTACGTTAACGAAGGAAAGACGTATCTTTTTAGGCCATTGTTTTACTCTTGGCACAACAGAGGGTAAAAAAACTCAATTGGTTTTTCAGTCACCTAAGCGGAAGCTAATGTGGAGTGCCTCAAATACTTGGCCGACAGAGTCTTGGTTGATTCATTGTTTAAGTTTGTTGTTAGCCGAGGTGAATATACCCATTACCTTGATTCTTGCTGGGGTCGATCTAAGGCGAGCTGATACAGTCAATCAGTGGGCCATGCGTGAAGATATTCATCAGCCGTTACATCTTGTTGTATCAAGAGCGCTGCCTGAAAAATGA
- the cysD gene encoding sulfate adenylyltransferase subunit CysD: MSSLTHLQRLESESIHIMREVVAEAKNPVMLYSIGKDSAVMLYLAMKAFAPSKLPFPLLHVDTRWKFQEMYKFRDELVKKHDLDLIVHVNPEGVEKDINPFTHGSALHTDIMKTEGLKQALDEHGFDVAFGGARRDEEKSRAKERIFSFRTAEHRWDPKAQRPELWKLYNTRKNNDESIRVFPLSNWTELDIWQYIHLENIPIVPLYHSAPRPVVERNGTLIMVDDERMPLQKGEVPMIKSVRFRTLGCYPLTGAVESTATSLPDIIQEMLLTKTSERQGRVIDHDSAASMEKKKQEGYF, encoded by the coding sequence ATGTCGTCATTGACGCATTTACAGCGTTTAGAGTCGGAAAGTATACACATTATGAGGGAGGTGGTCGCCGAGGCGAAAAATCCTGTCATGTTGTATTCGATTGGTAAAGACAGTGCCGTGATGCTGTATTTAGCGATGAAAGCGTTTGCACCTTCTAAGTTACCCTTTCCATTATTGCATGTGGATACTCGTTGGAAGTTCCAAGAAATGTACAAGTTCAGGGATGAGTTGGTGAAAAAACATGATTTGGATTTAATTGTTCATGTTAATCCTGAAGGCGTTGAAAAAGATATTAATCCCTTTACTCATGGCTCCGCGTTGCATACTGACATTATGAAAACAGAGGGGTTAAAACAAGCGCTTGATGAGCATGGATTCGATGTCGCCTTTGGAGGCGCTCGACGCGATGAAGAAAAGTCCAGAGCGAAGGAGCGTATTTTCTCATTCCGTACTGCAGAACACCGTTGGGATCCAAAAGCGCAAAGACCTGAACTTTGGAAGCTTTATAATACTCGTAAAAATAATGACGAAAGTATCCGCGTTTTTCCTCTATCTAATTGGACGGAATTAGATATTTGGCAATATATCCATTTAGAAAATATACCAATTGTCCCCTTATACCATTCTGCTCCGCGTCCTGTTGTTGAACGAAATGGAACGCTGATTATGGTAGATGATGAACGAATGCCATTGCAAAAAGGTGAAGTGCCAATGATAAAATCAGTGCGCTTTAGAACGTTAGGTTGTTATCCCTTAACTGGCGCAGTTGAGTCAACGGCAACCAGTTTGCCTGATATTATTCAAGAAATGTTATTGACCAAAACATCTGAAAGACAGGGCCGAGTAATAGACCATGATTCTGCGGCGTCTATGGAGAAGAAAAAGCAAGAGGGGTATTTCTAA